GAAATGTCGGCCTATTACTATTAGACCTCTCTCCCTCTCTATTCCAAAGCCGTCTATCTTCTCTCTTCATGTTCATGTAGTACGTTTTTCTCTCAATTTTGTATATGGAAATACTGGATCTTTCATTCTtctaattttcattttcattttcaaactTCTACTTTGTTATTTCTCCTCCAGGTGGACTGCATCACCACTTAAtgggtcttttttttttttttttttttccccaAATTTGTGTTTCAAGGGCTTATAAATACATTTACATAGGTTAGGTTAGGTTGCCACCGTCacttctcttcctcttcctcttcctcttcctcggTTTTATGAAGGAGTTCCTGATTTTGCGGTTTTCCAGTTGGGTCATTTTGGATCttggctatatatatatatattttttaaagtcAATTTGGTTTGTTCGTATTTTCTGTAACTGGGTTTTGTTTATATGCCAAAACCGTTGATTACAACttgcattttttaatttgtcATGATGTTTGGATTAGTGAACGGTCCTTcagaattatttatttatttttcattaagcAGACATGCCCTGACATGATGATTGctcagtttttttttctttttgggggGTTTTCCCCTGATGATTTCTTTGGATcttgaaagatgaaactattgTTCTCTCCTGTTATTAGAATTAGAATTTTGATTTTTCCTGCTGCTGTAAATACTTTCTAGTATTTGGCTTTTTACCTTTCTGCACCTTGCACAATTCCTCATGTATAGGGCCCAtcctatctttttatttttggtttttgaattttaCCTTTTTCTTATTTGCATGTTTTTGCTTTCTTCTGAATCGTTTCATTCTCCCTGTTTATAATGGATGGTTGCTAATTCCTTGCAGCAGATTTGGAGCAAAAACTAGCAAAATTCTGAGGCAGTTATTGTTTTTCCGGTTGATTCAGAAGCATACTTCTGAATCTTTCTGCAGATAATTAAGCGCGAGAGATTCTACAAATGCTAAATATTGGCAGGACCAGAAATCAGCCAAGACCAAATAGATCTATGCCTCTCGGAGGTCTGTTTTTCTTTACTGATTTTGATTGTTTTGCTCCAAATCACCCTTCTGGAAACAATTGTTATTATTAGCATTGAATTGAAATTTCTCTTGTTTCTCACCTGTTGCAGGATTGGATTATGCTGACCCTAAAAGGAAGGGTAATGTTGCAGGAAAGATTATTTTGGCTGCTGCCCTCACAGCCTTATGCATTATTATGCTCAAGCAGTCCCCCACATTTAGTACCCCTAGCCGGGTAATCTTTCATATGTTTTGTAGTGGAGTTAggttcaatatatatatcactTGCGCTTTCTCTGGTTAAAATACTGCACCTGATTTATATTTCTGTTTTCTTTCTTGATATAATTGGGGGAGCTGGTTAAATTTCTATGATCCGGGTGGCCTTGCTCTGGACTTCCCTACTGATGGATTGGTTGTTGATTATTCTTTTGTTTATAATGTTGCTTTTTAATTCTTATAAACTTTGGCCCCAGTTCACTGGATAAGAGAATGTAAATTTTGGCTATTTTAAGTTGATACTGCTGAAGTAATTGTTTTGAGATTCTGCCCTTTTCCCTTCTGCCTTTTGCACAATTTGGTGTCGCTGCTTTTGATTAGAGTTGTATTGtatgctaattttttttaaattatggttgATCCTTTTGCAGTTCTCAATGCGTGAAGAAGGAGTGACTCATGTCCTAGTGACTGGTGGTGCTGGCTACATTGGTTCACATGCTGCATTGCGACTTTTGAAGGATGGTTACAGGGTAACCATAGTGGTATGTATATGTAATGCCATGGACAAATTTAGTGCCTTTTCATTTGTGTTCTATGTGGACTGCGGAACAACACAAAGAAAATTCTATactcattttttaattttgacagGATAATCTTTCAAGGGGAAACATCGGTGCTGTGAAGGTTCTACAAGAATTATTTCCAGAACCTGGGAGGCTTCAGTTCACATATGCTGACCTGGGGGATTCAAAAGCTGTATCCTTGCTGTGATATTTACTGTACATTTTTGTGAGTGAGAACAGCAGAACTTAGATGCTGCAACTTGCTTCCTTAATTGAAACTGCAGGTTGACAAaatattttctgaaaatgcTTTTGATGCTGTAATGCACTTTGCTGCTGTTGCATATGTTGGGGAAAGCACTATGGATCCTCTTAAGTAAGTGTTGTTTAGAGTAGACCTTCGTCATTCTTTTTACACACacatatctatctatctatatatatatatacacgctCACATACCTGTGGCAATATTTTCAATGAAACTTCACTTGAGATAAGAACCTTATTGGAAAATTAAGCACTGAAACACAGGAAGTACTGCTAAATGATTAAGTGCTGATGGAGATGATAACttcatattttatttcaataatatGGTGTTCTTTTGTACAAGAAGATTGAAAGAGTTTTTTCTTTTCGGCAAAGAATTAGATTAATATTGAAGCTGGCTGAATTTGATGCCGGTAGTAAGTTAGTAACAATATTTGAGTTGGTTCAAATTTCAGTACCTCTACTGCTTAAAGCATCCAGTAGTAATTGTACACCAAAGAATGCAGCTTTTATGAAATATCATTAAATATTTGAAATGAGCTAATAAGGAGCACCATGGAATTTTTTTCCTCTTCTGAGATTATCATCATCTTGCAATCTCCATTAATATCTCATCATATATTAGCTGCAGGCAAATGATACTACTCATTCTGTGATAACAATAGCACATTATCCATTACCAAATCTCCAAGGCCTATTAGTTTAACTTCCTGCACTATAATTTTGGTAATTGACAAAATAAGAAACGGCATAGTATAGAACACTGCATATGAATGTCATGATGTACGGAAACCAAATTGAAACTCAAAGGGATTTTATCATATGTTGCTCTTTTGCAGTTTTTGAACCATCTTCGAATTAAAACCATCATATCTTTTATTTCTAAATTATTTGTACCAGTTTTTCCTCATATATTTGTAAATTAAAACCATCATATCTTCTGAAGGTATTATCATAACATTACATCAAATACCCTGGTAGTATTGGAGTCAATAGCTGCACATAAGGTGAAGACTTTAATATATTCAAGTACTTGTGCAACATATGGCGAGCCAGATAAGATGCCTATTACTGAAGACACTCCACAGGTCAGAGTTGTGAAATGGATTACATGTAACCTTTTTTTTAGCTAGGTATTTTTCTGTCTTATTTTATCAGTAGATTATTGATCGTTCCTTATTCTCAGTTTCCAATAAATCCGTAtggaaaagctaagaaaatggCAGAAGATATGATATTGGACTTCTCCAGAAACTCTGACATGGCAGTTATGATACTAAGGTTGGTGCTTGAATACACTTATTTGATGTATTGTTTCATGTAGGTATTTCAATTCATTCAAAATTGTTACTCTGTTTAACAACTTTTTTATTGTTTGTCATCATCAAATTCTTCACGAACAACCTACCTAATGTTTGGTGTATTGTTATGAGAATTTTAATTATTGGTTTTGTTATGAGTTCAAGAAAATCCATGCATTTGTTTTGTAACTCGGTTCCCAAAACACCATTGAAAGTTGCATGCCTAGAATTGCAATTAATTTTCAAAGCATTTACTGATGCCTTCTTTAGTACTTCAATGTCTTTGTTTTCCCAATAAGGCCTATGTAGAACATTGCATATATCCATAATTGTAAAAGGCgcaaggcgcactaaggcgctaCGGAGTCCTGGAGCCTAGGCGCAAGGCTCAGGCCCGCACTTGATGAATAGAAGGCgcaaacaatgaaaaataaagaTACAAAATCTGCTCATCAATATTTGATACTAATGTCATTAACACTCTATTACTCCTTTCCAttttataagtcattctagcaaGTTAGTTTTTTCTCAAATATAAGTCAGTTCTAGTTTTCTAAGAATTTAAGCATTCATTTTTGTCTTggtccatgtgtttttgaatattccaatgcttattctccaaccattacatgagagaattttttttagttacccaatacaaattcattaatttgattctatattaattgtatttcttaatttgtgtgaaatacctagaatgacttatataatggaatggagggagtagtaGTTAAGCCACAATTTATGATGAACTAAAAAACACTTATAATCACACAAGACAAAACGACAAAAAATTAATAACATAAGATACTAGAATTGAAGCAGATCTCTGCTGGGCTGTTGTGTCGCGCTGAAGAAGGACCTTCTATCCTTTACGTCTTTTGCTCTTCTTTCCTCCCTTCTATTTATATGCATCTCCTTATTCTTTTTTACTTAGgattaatggttgagattaatcAACCTTTTATTTTGATGGGagtagttaaaaaaaattaaaacctaatcatTAATGAAAACGAAGGGAAAAGGCACAAGGCGAGAGCCTCGCCTGAGGCGTGCCTTTAACCATTATTCGTGTTAATAGCTCTGATTGAATCCATAAAATGGTTTCACATCCAATATTTGAATCACATATGATAAATTAAAAGTGACAATGTACTCTTGTAAAGCTTTTCTCGTTGATGATTTATTTGAAATGACTTTCAGATATTTCAATGTGATTGGTTCAGACCCAGAAGGAAGACTGGGGGAGGCACCTAGACCTGAACTGCGTGAGCATGGACGTATTTCTGGTGCTTGTTTTGATGCAGCTCGTGGTATTATTCCTGGCCTGAAGGTACGAGTCGTATAGTTTTGGCCCCTCTTTTCTTGATTGAAAATCCAGTCGTTGATAACAAACAAATTGCATTTATTGACATGGGGAGTTAGTTATTGAACATTGCACCTCTCTGCTTGAAGTCAAAAGCAAGTTATCATTACTCTTTTTCTCCTAAAAACAAATGGTTCCCTTACAGGTCAAAGGGACAGACTACAAAACACATGATGGGACTTGTATACGAGATTATATCGATGTTAGTGATCTTGTTGATGCTCATGTTAAAGCTCTTGAGAAGGCAATGCCCGGAAAAGTTGGTATCTACAATGTTGGTACTGGGCAAGGTATGCAGTAATGAGTGGATGCATGGTTTATTTATGGTGGAAGTTTTGTAAGTAATATTTTGTAATTGTTGTATGATGGATCAGGTAGATCAGTGAAGGAGTTTGTGGAGGCATGTAAGAAGGCAACGGGTGTGGACATAAAAGTCGACTTCTTACCTCGTAGACCGGGGGATTACGCAGAAGTTTTTAGTGACCCGACGAAAATAAGGGTGGAGCTGAACTGGACAGCACAACACACAGATCTGCAGAAGAGCTTAAGGGTAGCGTGGAGATGGCAAAAGGCACATAAAAATGGGTATGGATCACCTCTGGTGATGGCATCTTGAAGGAATTCTTATCTAAAATATAGCAGTAGAAAAGGAGTAGCTAATTAATAttcattattatattatatgtattGAAAAAgatgatgataataataataatatgctGCCCAATTTTCCTGAATTATTGTTTTTCTGAAAGCCATTCCAAAATTCAATAAAACCGGCATGGAATTAATGTTGTTGCATATAGGTTACCGTTTTTTCTTCCTTCAATTCAACGACCAAATTAATTACTAATCTCTCTTTTCAAGTCAACTTTGAGTTTCTCCGACTTTCATCACTCTAACTCACAATTTTGTccccaaaatttaaaaaaatcaagaaaaaaCACCACTATACTTGTATCCACACAATAGTACATCCAGACTGTTTCACACAAAGTAAGAACTATAATTTACTAATTAAGATTGGTTTGAGTGGTTAAGGGTTTTAAGCCGTTTAAGTTAGATGTTGAATTTTGAGTCCTAGCATACGTAGCAAACTTTAATTAGGAGAGGATCTACCTAAAAGGTATTTGAAACGTCTCGAACCGAAAAATCAGATTAATTGTCCTTTACTAATTAACATTTACTCCCTCCATATCTAAATAAGTGACTTTTTAGAAAGCTAGAGAAATTCCTAAATAAATGACGTTCTGCACATTATTGCTAATTAGGTCTTTTTTGCCCCTATTTTTTCCATCCTTAATTGAGCGTATATCACAACTTAGAATGAGAAAATTACAGATTTCAAAGGAGAAGATGGAAATTACACACGTTTACAGAGAgcaaaaagaagatgaagagttTGGGATGGAATTCTGGTataaattgaagaagaagaaattaaaacATTACGGACTGAATTCTATTaaaatggaggaagaagaagaagaaattaaagCATTGGAGACTAAATTGAAACAGATGGAAACCATAGAAGTTCAGAatgagaagatgaagatgaagaatcagaAGGTATTAGACTTCGATTTGAATTTACCCATTGATTGTGGGTTTGATCTGAATAAATTTCCAGacgaagaaaaagaagatgatTGGAAGGAGAAAGGAATTAAAGAACAAATCAAAACTATGCTGGAAATATATTTTCCCAAGTGTTTCGACTGATCAATTTTTGTGTTTGTTTATCGTTTTTCTTTATTGTTATTTTGCAGTTTAATGTTTGTCTTGTTGTTTCTATTCCGTTTAGGCTTTTTCATGAATTTAAGATTGTTCATGTAATTTCATttcagctatatatatatatatatatatatatatatatatatattcatgtaCTGAACAAAAAGCTGTATTTAACACATGCacatctctttttgtttttatttgcatataaaagaaaaatgttTTGATAATCAATTTGCtcttaaattgagaaaatgcTGCTGTTAAAATGAGAAaacattttgttttaaaaaatctGCAATGTCAATATATATGTGCAGGTACATTTTTGTTGTTGAAATGAGAAAATGATGTTGTTCaataatgtaaatatatatGTGCAGGTATGTTTAAGTacgttttgttttaaaaaaggaAAGCTAATTAGATTAGTGGTAATggacttgtttttttttaagtgCATGATATTGCTAATTGTGTATGAAATAGACACATACGCAATAAAAGTTTCCCAACAAAAAAAATCTTCGTAAAAGAGTATTGGACATAGGCACAAAGCAGATACACACATGAAACCGGGAAAACATGAAATAGactgattaatttaaaaattgcaGAACATCTTGTAACAATGCAGCATCACAATTCAATTGAACATGAATTTTGCCATCTCTTTCTAGTTTTGCTTTGTTGATATGTGGAACTTGATACCTATGGCAGCCTCTTGCTTTCATGATTTCAATCATGCACAACTGTAATGGCAAAAAAATACGGTTAGATTTAACCACGGAAAAATTCTCAAACGATTTCACAACAGCTTGCACAAGCTCATCAGTTGTTTTAGCACACTCCTTAGACTGTAATGCTTGAATAACATTAAAAAAGCCAATGTCCAAAACATTTAAGTCTGGCGAGTTTGGAGGTTGACACATTACGGATATCacatttggaccataaactattcaaattgatgaaattctacttaattttgatgaagtcttgataaaattgtttctttataatatgtggtgatattttgtCATGTGAGTTTGAGATGCTGTAcgttttaaagttgatttatccaaataattaatgagattaaaacaagaaaacaaatctctaaattaaaatttatcaagtctagttatcaaaatatcatcatatgtcaataattctattaagttttcatccaaattggattgaaatttcaccaattgggatagttcagtggccaaatgataaaattttggatagatcaagcgtcaaatgacaagattcattggatcaatcgatgtccaaatagtgatttaagactgtaattcataataaatacgcgactcaaccaatttttaatctcgaagataaattcttctctttctttccatAGAATCTTGCGATTAGGTTCAAGTTCAGCCGTCTAAGATTAATTTCCAGAAATTAATACTTTATCGTTTGCTTGTTTCTCGCATGACTAGTgagaagaaacttgattttaaatatataaaagaaaactcgaTTTTACATGTACAAAAGCAAGAAGAATAATACTTTCTTAACTTTATATTGTTATTATATGACttgaattgtagttaataatttattgattttactatttaatatttattatttctaaaatagtattagatttagatatgaaaaaaaatacacAATACGTCTAGAGCCTCCAAAATGCTGGAGACGGTCCTGCCTATCACCTGAACAAATAAAAAGATGTTTATTCTCATTGTCTACACCTATTAACAAATGCTTATATAGAGATAAAAGGCATCAAGAATTCAAGTTGGACACTTTATTTATCACACTAAACTTGTTTGCTAGATGTTCATAGCAGTAAACTGCTCAAATATAGGTTGCTTCCATCTAAACCACATCTAAGACACAAAAATAAAAGGGGAAGCTAGTTACTTTCACATGACAACAATCTTCAATTTCTACCCGTATAGTTTGAGGAACCTAGTTATGTCAtgaaaccgattgaactaaaagctcgagcttatAGTTAAGGCCAATCATATATCCTATATTATATctctgacacacccccacacgcaaatgtCCCAATGGGCTTGCaacgtgcacaacacaggcccatcccgccatgtgttttaattccataaattaatgaggttgtcaggactcgaactctcgaccgtttggtcctagaggctctgataccatatcatgaaaccgattgaactaaaagctcgagcttatagtcaaggcccaatcatatatctgaCAACTTTCACATGATAGCAATCTTCAATTTCGACCCATATAACTGCTGATTAATAAAAAGGGAAGGTTACCATAAAGCATGTAAATCCAAATTAATCCTTAATTCCACATATTCAGAGAATCAGAATACTTTGGTTTTAAGATTATACCTTCCTCCTTCCAATTGAGTGTTGTTATGAGTTCCATCTTGTTCGATAAATGGCTCTGAGTTGAACTCAAATTGATGCATTCCATCTTCTTCTCTTTGTGGCTCCATATTCAAATCGAACCGAAAATTCCGGGTAATTGGAGCAGTAGGATTAAAGTTAAGATCAAAAGGCATATTTGAATTATCATTCATTTCGTTATGTTGTGTTTGTGTTTGTTGTATAAATGGGTCTATAATATTTGGATTGAATTCTACATATTCAAGCATCAATTTATACTTCAGGAACCCAAAACTTTTTACAGatttttcaatttcaaaattATGGCGGAAACATTTTGACGGTGAAACAAAAATTTCATCCAAAAAACTGGGggcaattttttttgttatgagTAGAGATTTAGAGGAAGTTGAAGAAGCAATTTATATTCATAAAAACGAATTGTTGAAAACCATAGAAAAtggagagagaaaattcaatCCAGAAGATGATCACCATGGCAGCTTATCACCATGGCAGCTTATTCTATAGAGAAAACGAGGAAAGAGAAGAGAGGGGAAAGAGAAAtagttttcttattttatgtGAATTAGCTAGAACGTCCCTTATCTAGATATAGAGGgagtaacattttttttaattaactctATTTTTCACCATGGCCTACTTTGACTCATTAATTAAACGAGACAACACTCTAATgagttttctgtttttttttgtcattctgTTTATACCCTCTGATCTAATAAGCGGTACAGATTACTCTTAGCAAAACGACATCACATTGAATGAGATTAGtaatgtaatttattttttttttgttccccAGCTCGACTACGAAACACACATGTTCTAGTCACTCTCCCATTTGTCGTCGTGTTAGCTCTCCTCCCAGCTCGTGATTCTGATGGGTAAATTATATTGATGGTACCTGGATTATACCTCaactcacactttggtacctgaattacattttgtctcaaaaatataccttaATTAATGGTAACCGGACATTTAAATACCAATGACTGGGAGTGACCGGTCAATACTTGTTTGACCAAATATTATGCTTAAAAATGGGCCCCACaacacaaataaaatttaatttgacCAATGTTATAATTTaaatactctctctctcttcaattcCATCCcccttttttcaatttttacgATTATCAAATTTAAATCCGTGTTTCAAAAGTTGCAGTAGAGTAAGGGTCTGTCATCTAGAGTATCATTCTCTTCGATTTTCATCAGATTATCAACTCTAAATCTCATATCATATTTGTCTGTTTCGATCGGTGActttctccctctctctctacaattttctttctctctcttggtaAAGCTGCGTGAAGATGGCTAAGGAAGTAAAGGACATTGAtactcttcatcttcttctttgtgTAATATCTACCAAAAtcatagagagagaaaggaaaatcGTAGCAAGAGATGGAGAAACGACAGTAataatcttcatcttcttctttgtgTAATATCTACCAAAagtgtagagagagaaaggaaaatcgtagagagagagagagaaaggacaTTGATACTCTTCATCTTTTTCTTTGTGTAATATCTACCAAAATCAGCATAAAAtcgaagagagagaaaggaaaatcatagaaagagagagaaggaaAATCGATTGAGAAATTACCGCCTGAATCTGAGTTAGCAACCTATTGTCTGATTGTGATGCTAAGAAGAAACGATATATGTGATAATTACAAATTATTTATGGGTTTTTTAGTTATAAAATATAGTTATAAGATGAAAAAACATCATATACTAGAAATATgactaataaaaaatgaagacaTTAGTCCCAACTTTTATGTTTTTACGTTAATATGGCAAGGAGAGAAACTAAGCACAGGAGAGTGAAGACGAAAAAGATGGAGAGATggcaatattataatttttttaagttatttgagtgttcatgggtcccaaattttaaataaaattggtCAAATCTGTGTTGACCGGTAAATGACCTGTTAAACGTACTAAATTGTTCGGTTATCAATATTtaaggtatatttttgagacaaaatataattcaggtaccaaagtgtgaattgagGTATAATCCAGGTACCAtcaatgtaatttaccctgatTCTGACCATCTCTCTTCCAAGCTTATTCCCCTTTAGATTCTTCCACACATGGGTGTGCTTTCGATTCCAATTCATCATCTTGGATATCCTTCTGATTAGATGTTTACGATTTTTCATGTTTGCTGTAGCTTCCCTCGCGATCTATTGCTGCCAGATCTACTTATCTCCAGCTTCATAATTATGATATACTCTCTTTTTCTAATGGTTGTTTTCTGGTTCCGGTTCATCATCTTGCAAAACAACATGTTTGTAGGTATCAttcatttcttaaaaaaatttctcCGTGTATCGTTTGTTAATATAGTTACTTTTATATGTGGTTTATCATTTCTTATAGGCATTGCCCTTGCCGATCTATCACTGAAGATgcggaaatatatatatataggagagatcaggtgtgacacatctcttatggtgtgacaagccttattgtgtgacaatgaccaattttgtaattaatcaaaaggaggtggcaaatttgtaaataaaaggaaagagaaaattgttttattttttttctttaaaatgcattttcccgacttttccaaccttgtttttcaaaaaattttataccgttggactcgtcttaattaaacggtcattttaacaTCCaggaagctcaagtaaaaaaaattccggtgaatggAATCCGGGTGAGCGTTTTCCGGTAAGCAAAAAagtatccagaaaattctcaaaaaattccagaacatgtaaaacattattctaagaaactttaattcttggatcaaagtgggatttcttacggtttagtcccaataaaacgttttccttaattttatccattttacatgcttcaacaatttattgggtaaaaactgtaaggaatctcgctttgagcccagaattaaagtttcttaaaatagtgttttacatgttttgaaattttttgataattttctggacatattttttgtcctacttacgttgttccaaatccatgtaccatttgttccaacataatacttatattgttccaacataaaattgttttatttcttttctttaaaaaatatttttctgacatttctaacctcgttttttgaaaaaatttctACTATTAGACtcatctaaattagacagtcattttaagatccctgaagttcaagtaaaaaaaattctggtgaACGGAATCTGAGTAggcgttttctggcaagaaaaaaagtgcccagaaaattctaaaaaaattccaaaaaatgtaaaccattattctaagaaactttaattcttgggtcgaagcgggatttcttacggtttagtcccaataaaacttgttccttaattttatccattttacatgcttcaacaatttattgggtcaaaactataaggaatttcactttgagccaagaattaaagtttcttaaaatgatgttttacatgtttttgaattttttgataattttctgggcacgttttttttgtcctacttacattgttccaaatcagtgtaccatttgttccaaatcagtgtaccatttgttccaacataatacttgcattgttccaacagaaaaatgttttatttcttttctttaaaatacattttcccgaaatttctaaccttgttttttgaaattttttatactattagactcgtctaaattagacggtcattttaagatccctgaagctcaagtaaaaaaaattccggtgaacggaatccgggtgggcgtttctggtgagaaacaaagtgcccagaaaattctcaaaaaattccagaaaatgtaaaacattattctaagaaactttaattcttgggtcgaagcgggatttcttactgtatagtcccaacaaattgttgaagcatgtaaaatggataaaattaaggaaaacgttttattgggactaaaccgtaagaaatcctatttcgacccaagaattaaagtttcttagaataatgttttacattttctggaattttttgagaattttctgggtactttttgTCTCGCTGAAaatgcccacccggattccgttcaccggaaatttttttacttgagcttcagggatcttaaaatgaccgtctaatttagacgagtctaatagtttaaaatttttcgaaaaacgatgttagagatgtcgggaaaatgtattttaaagaaaagaaataaaacaattttctctatcctctctttcattttatttaccaatttgccaccttgtctttttaattatcatcaaaactacgtagttttgttatgtcacacaataagctcactGTCACAACTTAAGTccttgtcacgctggatctcacctatatatatatatatatatagaagagtTCTCAATGGCAAGTCTCCATCTATAGAGACTAATATATTCTAATTAAATGACCTGTTATAGCAGGTTACCTAAAAgtatatttctctctctataataaatgattgtCCACATTTTCTAAAAATACTTATTCTCTCTAATACATTCATAAAAA
The DNA window shown above is from Euphorbia lathyris chromosome 1, ddEupLath1.1, whole genome shotgun sequence and carries:
- the LOC136200921 gene encoding UDP-arabinose 4-epimerase 1; amino-acid sequence: MLNIGRTRNQPRPNRSMPLGGLDYADPKRKGNVAGKIILAAALTALCIIMLKQSPTFSTPSRFSMREEGVTHVLVTGGAGYIGSHAALRLLKDGYRVTIVDNLSRGNIGAVKVLQELFPEPGRLQFTYADLGDSKAVDKIFSENAFDAVMHFAAVAYVGESTMDPLKYYHNITSNTLVVLESIAAHKVKTLIYSSTCATYGEPDKMPITEDTPQFPINPYGKAKKMAEDMILDFSRNSDMAVMILRYFNVIGSDPEGRLGEAPRPELREHGRISGACFDAARGIIPGLKVKGTDYKTHDGTCIRDYIDVSDLVDAHVKALEKAMPGKVGIYNVGTGQGRSVKEFVEACKKATGVDIKVDFLPRRPGDYAEVFSDPTKIRVELNWTAQHTDLQKSLRVAWRWQKAHKNGYGSPLVMAS